Proteins found in one Desulfovibrio porci genomic segment:
- a CDS encoding EAL domain-containing protein, with translation MIPNTPRILHFILGLCFLLSPLPLLAEPEKTEKAVRVGYYEDGDYMRRTPGGEYVGFNFEYPQEIAKFSGLTYRVVDGVSWENTLAMLEKGEIDLLPAVYYTPERAKKMLFSELPMLNLYTTLNVRADDGRYSYEDFDSFQGMRVGIIAGSKDGEKFRRYCRDNNLNLIIVPYAETADLLAALGNKTLDGVAITHLGRNSVFRSVAQFSPEPMYIAVAKDRPELLTRVNKAMNVIALRDPYYALRLHTAYFSVNAEQKPVFTEQEEAFIARKKRIKAAYDPTWAPLEYTDPSTGRFAGVVADLFKHIESESGLLFDFVPLPQEKALEMAARGELDVVCVMAGDYLWNEHYKLNTTGEYLSTPALLVRLRQGDEIKTIALQKGYWLSKSVTEENSGKKILYYDSVKDCFDALLAGKADATYANAHIVNYLRAEPRYATLNATPLGRYTGQLRIGVSRHADPRLFAILDRCVQYTSMEEMDDLVLKNTIKPRNIRLRDFVAEHPAEVISGIVAVFGLIILLLAYSLAMKSRHNAQIQSLLYRDRLTGLDNIDKFYAECNQLLAGSKNEYALLYGDISQFKIINDNFGFAVGDELLRAYAAILRDSVDPDERCARVSADHFILLLRYHDWEKLSARITDMTQSLDVWRYAQGLPYKIGTVFGVYLVNKAEKYNIHLMLDLANYARRNAKLSMGGSLALYDEKMRQDALLHQELSGRLENALEQGELTAWYQPKVDMTSGEIIGSEALVRWSHPTRGLLMPGSFMPLFERSGAVVQVDLYVFEQVCKALSECGKLGLPLHPVSSNFSSLHFERPNFARQLAEIAARYEVPHHLLEVEITESSIMRNPESACAQIMQLKERGFLIAIDDFGSGYSSLGNIQQIMADVLKLDRSFVQRNMLGEREQIVLGNVIRMATELGMSVICEGVESREQANILIQLGCRNAQGFFYAKPMPRREFEQILRDGTRLPA, from the coding sequence CCCTGGCGATGCTGGAAAAAGGTGAAATCGACCTGTTGCCCGCCGTGTACTACACGCCGGAACGGGCCAAAAAGATGCTTTTTTCCGAGCTGCCCATGCTGAACCTGTACACCACGCTCAACGTCCGGGCGGACGACGGGCGTTACTCCTATGAGGACTTTGACTCCTTCCAGGGCATGCGGGTAGGCATCATCGCGGGCAGCAAGGACGGCGAAAAATTCCGCCGGTACTGCCGCGACAACAACCTGAACCTGATCATCGTTCCCTATGCGGAAACCGCCGACCTGCTTGCCGCGCTGGGAAACAAGACCCTGGACGGCGTGGCCATCACCCACCTGGGACGCAACAGCGTTTTCCGCAGCGTGGCCCAGTTTTCGCCGGAACCCATGTACATCGCCGTGGCCAAGGACCGGCCGGAACTGCTGACCCGCGTCAACAAGGCCATGAATGTCATCGCCCTGCGCGACCCCTATTACGCCCTGCGCCTGCACACCGCGTATTTTTCGGTCAATGCGGAGCAGAAACCTGTTTTTACCGAACAGGAAGAAGCCTTTATCGCCCGGAAAAAACGGATCAAGGCCGCTTATGACCCCACCTGGGCGCCTCTGGAATATACAGATCCCTCCACAGGCCGTTTTGCCGGCGTGGTGGCGGACCTCTTCAAGCATATTGAAAGCGAGAGCGGCCTGCTCTTTGACTTTGTGCCGCTGCCGCAGGAAAAAGCGCTGGAAATGGCCGCCAGAGGCGAACTTGACGTGGTCTGCGTGATGGCCGGAGATTACCTCTGGAATGAACATTACAAACTCAATACCACCGGCGAATATCTGAGCACGCCGGCTTTGCTGGTCCGCCTGCGGCAGGGGGACGAAATCAAGACCATCGCCCTGCAAAAGGGCTACTGGCTCTCCAAGAGCGTCACCGAGGAGAATTCCGGCAAAAAAATTCTGTATTACGATTCCGTAAAGGACTGCTTCGACGCCCTGCTGGCGGGCAAAGCCGACGCCACCTATGCCAACGCCCATATTGTCAACTACCTGCGGGCCGAACCGCGTTACGCCACATTGAACGCGACGCCGCTGGGCAGATACACGGGGCAACTGCGCATCGGCGTTTCCCGCCATGCCGATCCAAGGCTGTTCGCCATTCTGGACAGGTGCGTCCAGTATACCTCCATGGAAGAAATGGACGATCTGGTGCTGAAAAACACCATCAAACCCCGCAACATCCGCCTGCGAGATTTTGTGGCCGAACATCCGGCGGAGGTCATCAGCGGCATTGTGGCCGTATTCGGTCTGATCATCCTGCTGCTGGCCTACAGCTTGGCCATGAAATCCAGGCACAACGCTCAGATCCAGTCCCTGCTCTACCGGGACCGGCTGACCGGTCTGGACAATATCGACAAGTTCTATGCGGAATGCAATCAGCTGCTGGCCGGCTCCAAAAACGAATACGCCCTGCTCTACGGCGACATCAGCCAGTTCAAAATCATCAACGACAACTTCGGCTTTGCCGTGGGCGACGAGCTGCTCCGCGCCTACGCGGCCATTCTGCGTGACAGCGTCGACCCGGACGAACGCTGCGCCCGCGTTTCCGCGGATCACTTCATTCTGTTGCTGCGCTACCACGATTGGGAGAAACTGTCGGCCCGAATCACGGACATGACCCAGTCCCTGGACGTCTGGCGCTACGCCCAGGGCCTGCCCTATAAAATAGGCACGGTCTTCGGCGTATACCTGGTGAACAAGGCGGAAAAATACAATATCCACCTTATGCTGGACCTGGCCAATTACGCCCGCCGAAACGCCAAGCTGAGCATGGGCGGTTCCCTGGCGCTCTATGACGAAAAGATGCGTCAGGACGCGCTTCTGCATCAGGAATTGAGCGGACGCCTGGAAAACGCCCTGGAACAGGGCGAACTGACGGCCTGGTATCAGCCCAAGGTGGATATGACCAGCGGCGAGATCATCGGCAGCGAAGCCCTGGTGCGCTGGAGCCATCCCACGCGCGGGCTGCTCATGCCGGGCAGCTTCATGCCGTTGTTCGAGCGTAGCGGCGCGGTGGTTCAGGTTGACCTGTATGTCTTTGAACAGGTCTGCAAGGCCCTGAGCGAGTGCGGCAAGCTGGGCCTGCCCCTGCATCCGGTTTCCAGCAACTTTTCCAGCCTGCATTTCGAGCGGCCGAATTTTGCGCGTCAGCTCGCGGAGATCGCCGCCCGCTATGAGGTGCCCCATCACCTGCTGGAAGTGGAAATCACCGAAAGCTCCATCATGCGCAATCCGGAATCCGCCTGCGCCCAGATCATGCAGTTGAAGGAACGGGGCTTCCTGATCGCCATTGACGATTTCGGTTCCGGCTATTCCTCACTGGGGAATATCCAGCAGATCATGGCCGACGTGCTCAAACTGGACCGCAGCTTCGTGCAGCGCAATATGCTCGGCGAACGGGAGCAGATCGTGCTCGGCAATGTCATCCGCATGGCGACGGAACTGGGCATGTCGGTTATCTGTGAAGGCGTGGAAAGCAGGGAACAGGCCAATATTCTCATCCAGCTCGGCTGCCGCAACGCGCAGGGCTTTTTCTACGCCAAGCCCATGCCCCGGCGGGAATTCGAGCAGATCCTGCGTGATGGAACCCGGCTGCCGGCATAG
- a CDS encoding HD domain-containing phosphohydrolase, translated as MAQDSTAQSSRRKRRTALIMLALLALVAVSVAVASHWVLQSSRARLLREMEQNMSTQAGNKVALLTVWSGTLKGQVEAFVGLDLLRLFAAEADASGIPAEKLRELALQTEEDVPPPPEALPGFAPGMPGDPAEADTIDPLDNLAPRLPMMRRQLRDFVEKNSLWGAYLLNTRLEVYLAPAAAAQFSEEQRAFLAAVLESGRPVMLPVRRQDGELVMDMAFPLFAPLYVDSSGKRVVSILVATYNVLPVAKAITRTDAGGMFNSGILQSRGQDVQLINPAARSGTLDLPGWRLDGGRLPLALRDEPATGGREVRAYTLALPVPGMPWLVMQSVDAAQAEAQYAGFRKNVLLAAVLVTTLAGIVLVALWWWLVGRHERAVADQMRRLYLVVNQQKQIMDGVNSALSAGIVLNDLSGVIYYVNQSYARMAGLSVDQLRGLPYIQLPPDLARSLVTHTLTVHQTEDMASFTEALPVDGRTRHFLTACSPFRDDKGRMSGVVSVYSDITELVLAQERAQYMITQTVAAFVRSIEAVDPYLCGQSTFTAQLSVTLAYCLGLNDAETLATLRTAASLSQVGMIQLPRELLTKTGALSREERALLERHVEYARHALTGIDFGLPVLEAITQMFERLDGSGYPEGLKGEQICFNARILAVANTFCALLRPRSYRMAHTVEQAMAILNETPRKYDPQVVRALQGFLQTGQGRDFLQKLRAGAGGDDGDNGGESESPSDRKRNGAQTEEGGVRA; from the coding sequence ATGGCACAGGATTCCACAGCTCAAAGCTCGCGCCGCAAACGGCGCACGGCGCTGATCATGCTGGCGCTGCTGGCACTGGTGGCGGTGTCCGTGGCCGTGGCGTCGCACTGGGTTCTGCAGAGTTCCCGGGCGCGGCTGTTGCGGGAGATGGAACAAAACATGAGTACCCAGGCGGGCAACAAGGTGGCCCTGCTGACGGTCTGGTCCGGCACGCTCAAGGGCCAGGTGGAAGCCTTTGTGGGCCTGGATCTGCTGCGCCTGTTCGCCGCGGAGGCGGACGCCTCCGGAATTCCGGCGGAAAAGCTGCGGGAGTTGGCCCTCCAGACGGAAGAGGACGTTCCTCCGCCGCCGGAAGCGCTGCCGGGCTTTGCGCCGGGAATGCCGGGAGATCCGGCGGAAGCCGACACGATTGACCCTCTGGATAATCTGGCTCCCCGGCTACCCATGATGCGCAGACAACTGCGCGATTTTGTCGAAAAAAACAGCCTCTGGGGCGCGTATCTGCTGAACACGAGGCTTGAGGTCTATCTGGCCCCGGCCGCCGCGGCGCAGTTCAGCGAAGAGCAGCGGGCCTTTCTGGCCGCCGTGCTGGAGAGCGGGCGGCCCGTCATGCTGCCGGTGCGCCGTCAGGACGGCGAACTGGTCATGGATATGGCCTTTCCGCTGTTCGCGCCTCTCTATGTGGACAGCTCGGGCAAACGGGTGGTTTCCATTCTGGTGGCTACCTACAATGTGCTGCCCGTGGCCAAGGCCATTACCCGCACCGACGCCGGCGGCATGTTCAATTCCGGCATTCTTCAGAGCCGGGGGCAGGACGTGCAGCTCATCAATCCTGCGGCGCGTTCCGGCACGCTTGATCTGCCCGGCTGGCGACTGGACGGCGGCCGCCTGCCGCTGGCCCTGCGCGACGAGCCCGCGACCGGCGGCCGGGAGGTGCGGGCCTATACCCTGGCTCTGCCCGTGCCCGGCATGCCCTGGCTGGTAATGCAGAGCGTGGACGCGGCCCAGGCGGAAGCCCAGTACGCGGGCTTCCGCAAAAACGTGCTTCTGGCCGCCGTACTGGTCACGACCCTGGCCGGCATTGTGCTGGTGGCTCTGTGGTGGTGGCTGGTGGGGCGGCATGAACGCGCCGTGGCCGACCAGATGCGCCGTCTCTACCTGGTGGTTAACCAGCAGAAACAGATCATGGACGGGGTCAACTCCGCCCTGTCGGCGGGCATTGTACTCAATGATCTGAGCGGGGTGATCTACTACGTCAATCAGAGCTACGCCCGGATGGCCGGTCTGAGCGTGGATCAACTGCGCGGTCTGCCGTACATCCAGCTGCCGCCGGATCTGGCCCGCAGTCTGGTGACGCATACCCTGACCGTGCACCAGACCGAGGATATGGCCAGCTTTACCGAGGCCCTGCCCGTGGACGGGCGGACGCGTCATTTTCTCACGGCCTGCTCGCCGTTCCGGGATGACAAGGGCCGTATGTCGGGCGTGGTTTCGGTGTACAGCGACATTACCGAACTGGTGCTGGCCCAGGAGCGAGCCCAGTACATGATCACCCAGACCGTGGCGGCCTTCGTGCGGTCCATTGAAGCCGTGGACCCCTACCTTTGCGGCCAATCCACGTTCACGGCCCAGCTTTCCGTGACGCTGGCCTACTGCCTGGGCCTCAATGACGCCGAAACCCTGGCGACCCTGCGCACGGCGGCCAGTCTGTCGCAGGTCGGCATGATCCAGCTGCCCCGCGAATTGCTGACCAAAACCGGCGCGCTTTCCAGAGAAGAGCGGGCTCTTCTGGAGCGGCATGTGGAGTACGCCCGGCACGCCCTGACCGGTATTGATTTTGGTCTGCCCGTGCTGGAGGCCATCACCCAGATGTTCGAGCGGCTGGACGGCTCGGGCTATCCGGAAGGGCTCAAGGGTGAGCAGATCTGCTTCAACGCCCGTATTCTGGCTGTGGCCAATACGTTCTGCGCCCTGTTGCGCCCGCGTTCCTACCGTATGGCCCACACCGTGGAGCAGGCCATGGCCATTCTTAACGAGACGCCCCGCAAGTACGATCCGCAGGTGGTGCGGGCCTTACAGGGCTTTTTGCAGACCGGGCAGGGCCGGGATTTTCTGCAAAAGCTGCGCGCCGGGGCGGGCGGTGACGACGGTGATAACGGCGGGGAGAGCGAATCTCCGAGCGACAGGAAGCGAAACGGCGCGCAAACTGAAGAGGGCGGCGTCCGGGCATAA
- a CDS encoding glycosyltransferase, with protein sequence MRILFLHGSFPGPFRLLAHAFGAEPENTVLFLSETGQKGGLPGVRRLRLAPPLGHTSEDPAEREAVLRFRRGARAGNAMLGLRKDGFAPDLVCASSSAGGSFYVRDIFPQAFYLAQADWFYNQGESYCFFNRGRPRPPADFAPARVRNLWEYNALGDADLAVISSDWQRDQYPEFLAQRLRVLHSGVDTAFFSPAPVKGFVGGGLDLADVDELISFSGPLHDTARGFAQFARCLPRLLELRPGCHVLVAWPGATRPSRAGEEARRRNEEALLQCREALPLSAEARARVHLLGPCSLNEYRRMLRASTAHVYLTAPYALSTGILEAMACGVLVVGSDTAPVREVLRHGINGFLCDFWDAQAMAETVAGVAARAPRLAFIGQEARRAVRQDYDAAVQVERLKNLVLERLAARGGTA encoded by the coding sequence ATGCGTATTCTTTTCCTGCACGGGTCTTTTCCCGGCCCGTTCCGCCTGTTGGCCCACGCGTTTGGCGCCGAGCCGGAAAACACGGTGCTCTTTCTTTCCGAAACCGGTCAGAAAGGAGGCCTGCCCGGCGTGCGCCGCTTGCGTCTGGCCCCGCCGCTCGGCCATACCAGCGAAGATCCCGCAGAACGGGAGGCGGTGCTCCGCTTCCGGCGCGGAGCCAGGGCCGGCAACGCCATGCTGGGGCTGCGCAAGGACGGCTTCGCGCCCGATCTGGTCTGCGCTTCCTCTTCCGCGGGCGGCAGCTTTTATGTGCGGGACATTTTTCCCCAAGCCTTCTACCTCGCACAGGCGGACTGGTTTTACAACCAGGGGGAGAGTTATTGCTTCTTCAACCGGGGGCGGCCCCGGCCTCCGGCGGACTTCGCCCCGGCCAGGGTGCGCAACCTCTGGGAATACAATGCCTTGGGCGATGCGGATCTGGCGGTGATTTCCTCGGACTGGCAGCGCGATCAGTATCCGGAATTTCTGGCCCAACGTCTTCGTGTGCTGCACAGCGGCGTGGATACGGCTTTTTTTTCGCCCGCGCCGGTGAAAGGCTTTGTCGGCGGCGGTCTTGACCTTGCGGATGTGGACGAGTTGATAAGTTTTTCCGGTCCGCTGCATGATACGGCGCGCGGCTTCGCGCAATTCGCGCGCTGCCTGCCCCGGCTGCTGGAATTGCGGCCTGGTTGTCATGTGCTGGTGGCTTGGCCCGGCGCGACCCGGCCTTCCCGCGCCGGAGAAGAGGCCCGGCGGCGCAACGAGGAAGCCTTGCTCCAGTGCCGTGAAGCGCTGCCGCTTTCGGCCGAAGCGCGCGCCCGCGTGCATCTGCTGGGGCCGTGTTCGTTGAACGAATACCGGCGGATGCTGCGGGCCTCCACGGCGCACGTCTATCTGACGGCCCCGTATGCTTTGTCCACGGGCATTCTGGAGGCCATGGCCTGCGGCGTTCTGGTGGTGGGTTCGGATACCGCGCCCGTACGCGAAGTGCTCCGTCACGGGATCAACGGTTTTCTGTGCGATTTCTGGGATGCGCAGGCCATGGCTGAAACTGTGGCCGGCGTGGCGGCCCGCGCGCCCCGCCTGGCCTTCATCGGGCAGGAAGCGCGCCGCGCCGTGCGGCAGGATTACGACGCCGCCGTGCAGGTGGAACGCCTGAAAAATCTTGTGCTGGAACGCTTGGCCGCGCGCGGCGGAACAGCCTGA
- a CDS encoding HlyD family type I secretion periplasmic adaptor subunit has translation MPLSFDKNNAPASTVNEDRSRQTEARPGGDMPAMPGAAHAPDVATPFAAMLDERAARATDLAAWKGEKSPAAEPGPQAWVPRPGASVPEAPLDVPEGDIPQKLTDSMPLMPGAPRGASPDSGMSSKAAAENGFPLGVPPMPEAMLPPMDELAAMPLGGDGKDSPEGTVKSGALAFLRALFVGDESEQKPDRGLIQSIRDLVRNRGKDGEGNGPMGDSGPGGPASGPAPGANPGLFAAMDAPLHGLTPDDIQFASEVDAALARRPRFGVRALSVTVAVMFVCLLIWAAFAKIDEVTHAEGQVVGSQRTQTIQNLEGGILRSVQVHEGQIVEKGDVLAQLDNELAESSYRDAVNKAMENSLAIIRLEAELKDQRPVFPEDLRGWAAKLIGHAVDDSTLARARQIIRDQENAWQSRQNQLNAEIEVLKSQYEQRRRDVEEQAARKTQLDRSLALSIEQRDTAYALVQRNNFSRMEYLGLQQKVVELQGQIDMLAASIPKAQAAADESRQRIASRRAEQNAAITEEINKRRLELNSLRETLSAGSDRVTRTELRTPVRGTVKQIYINTVGGVVKPGEPIMDIVPLDDTLLVEAKVSPKDVAFLRPGQDVMVKVSAYDFSIYGGLEGKLESISADTIEDKKGNYHYLVKVRTQKTAITYHNEVLPIIPGMIVTADILIGKKTVLDYLLKPILKAKQNALRER, from the coding sequence ATGCCGCTGAGTTTCGATAAAAACAACGCTCCGGCGTCCACGGTGAACGAAGACCGGTCCCGGCAAACGGAAGCGCGTCCCGGCGGGGACATGCCCGCCATGCCCGGAGCGGCCCACGCCCCGGACGTTGCGACGCCTTTTGCCGCCATGCTGGACGAGCGCGCCGCGCGCGCCACGGATCTTGCCGCCTGGAAAGGGGAAAAATCCCCGGCCGCGGAACCCGGCCCTCAGGCCTGGGTTCCGCGGCCGGGCGCTTCCGTGCCGGAAGCGCCGTTGGATGTGCCTGAAGGCGATATTCCACAAAAACTGACGGATTCCATGCCGTTGATGCCCGGCGCGCCGCGCGGCGCTTCCCCGGATTCCGGCATGTCTTCGAAAGCGGCCGCTGAAAACGGCTTCCCCTTGGGTGTGCCGCCCATGCCGGAGGCCATGCTGCCGCCGATGGACGAGCTTGCGGCCATGCCTCTGGGCGGCGACGGCAAGGATTCGCCGGAAGGAACGGTAAAGAGTGGGGCGCTGGCCTTTTTGCGGGCACTGTTTGTGGGGGACGAGTCCGAGCAGAAGCCGGACCGCGGCCTGATCCAGTCCATCCGCGACCTTGTGCGCAACAGAGGCAAGGACGGTGAAGGCAACGGACCCATGGGAGACAGCGGGCCCGGCGGACCTGCCTCTGGTCCGGCTCCCGGCGCCAATCCGGGTTTGTTCGCGGCTATGGACGCGCCCTTGCACGGCCTCACCCCGGACGATATCCAGTTCGCCAGCGAAGTGGATGCCGCTCTGGCCCGGCGGCCCCGTTTCGGGGTACGCGCCCTGTCGGTCACCGTGGCCGTGATGTTTGTCTGCCTGCTGATCTGGGCGGCCTTTGCCAAGATTGACGAGGTAACCCACGCCGAAGGCCAAGTGGTGGGTTCGCAGCGCACCCAGACCATTCAGAACTTGGAGGGCGGCATCCTGCGCTCCGTGCAGGTGCACGAAGGCCAGATTGTGGAGAAGGGCGACGTGCTGGCCCAACTGGATAACGAACTGGCCGAATCCTCCTACCGAGACGCCGTGAACAAGGCCATGGAAAACAGCCTGGCCATCATCCGTCTGGAAGCGGAACTCAAGGACCAGCGTCCTGTTTTTCCCGAGGATCTTCGGGGCTGGGCCGCCAAACTCATCGGCCATGCGGTGGATGACAGCACCCTGGCCCGCGCCCGGCAGATCATCCGCGACCAGGAAAACGCCTGGCAGTCTCGTCAGAACCAGCTCAATGCCGAAATCGAGGTGCTCAAGTCCCAGTATGAGCAGCGGCGACGCGACGTGGAAGAGCAGGCCGCGCGCAAGACCCAGCTGGATCGCAGTCTGGCCCTGTCCATTGAGCAGCGCGATACGGCCTATGCCCTGGTGCAGCGCAACAATTTTTCGCGCATGGAATATCTGGGCCTGCAACAGAAAGTGGTGGAGCTTCAGGGGCAGATCGACATGCTGGCCGCCAGCATCCCCAAAGCGCAGGCCGCCGCCGATGAATCGCGGCAACGCATCGCCTCACGCAGGGCGGAGCAGAATGCGGCCATCACCGAGGAAATCAACAAGCGCCGTCTGGAGCTGAACTCCCTGCGCGAAACCCTCTCCGCGGGCAGCGACCGCGTGACGCGCACGGAGCTGCGCACCCCGGTGCGCGGCACGGTGAAGCAGATCTACATCAATACCGTGGGCGGCGTGGTCAAGCCCGGCGAACCCATCATGGATATCGTGCCCCTGGACGACACTCTGCTGGTGGAAGCCAAGGTAAGCCCCAAGGACGTGGCCTTCCTGCGGCCCGGCCAGGATGTGATGGTCAAGGTTTCAGCTTATGATTTTTCCATCTACGGGGGCCTGGAGGGCAAACTGGAGTCCATCAGCGCCGACACCATTGAAGACAAGAAGGGCAACTATCATTATCTGGTCAAGGTGCGCACGCAAAAAACGGCCATCACCTACCACAATGAAGTGCTGCCCATTATTCCCGGCATGATCGTGACCGCGGATATTCTGATCGGCAAGAAAACGGTGCTCGACTATCTGCTCAAGCCCATTCTGAAAGCCAAACAGAACGCCCTGCGGGAGCGTTGA